A section of the Mesotoga sp. UBA6090 genome encodes:
- a CDS encoding cyclic nucleotide-binding domain-containing protein: MRISKLLPSGQEQIIKHFEKGEVFGEALVFAGRKYASYAVSEEDS; the protein is encoded by the coding sequence TTGAGGATATCGAAGCTACTTCCTTCTGGCCAGGAACAGATCATCAAACACTTTGAGAAAGGAGAGGTGTTTGGCGAAGCTCTCGTATTTGCCGGAAGAAAATATGCTTCATACGCGGTGTCAGAAGAAGATTCGTAG